In Urechidicola croceus, a single window of DNA contains:
- a CDS encoding LuxR C-terminal-related transcriptional regulator, whose translation MNDTLKSYEKVFTTNKTYDGSLVKKHIEKLKELDSYLPSIETFILVTNTSSQKYEFVSDNFEKTLGLDKEKMLSEGLPYYISHYHPDDLPNLMKILEDLMLFTMNETTIEERPNLSYSWNYRIRKGDGNYKNMHVHQTPIFFDINNKPIIGFSHNTVVGNGKAKPMVAICKKLNKKNEFETLFYKNYSKEILTDNLSNREIDTVRLLALGNTTKEISDKLNISEHTVSVHRKNILKKLNFNTTAEIIKYCNANHLF comes from the coding sequence ATGAATGATACATTAAAATCTTATGAAAAAGTTTTTACAACTAATAAAACCTATGATGGTAGTTTAGTTAAAAAACACATTGAAAAACTAAAAGAACTTGATAGTTATTTACCATCAATTGAAACTTTTATTCTAGTAACAAACACCTCATCACAAAAATATGAGTTCGTGAGTGATAACTTTGAAAAGACACTTGGGTTAGATAAAGAAAAAATGCTATCAGAAGGTTTACCATACTATATATCTCATTATCATCCAGATGATTTACCAAACCTAATGAAAATTCTAGAAGATTTAATGCTTTTTACAATGAATGAAACAACGATTGAAGAAAGACCAAATTTAAGTTACTCTTGGAATTATCGCATTAGAAAAGGTGATGGAAATTATAAAAATATGCACGTCCATCAAACACCCATATTTTTTGATATAAATAACAAACCTATTATAGGATTTTCTCACAACACAGTGGTTGGAAATGGCAAGGCAAAACCAATGGTTGCAATCTGTAAAAAATTAAATAAGAAAAATGAGTTCGAAACCCTGTTTTACAAAAATTATTCAAAAGAAATTCTTACAGACAACCTTAGTAATAGAGAAATAGATACAGTGAGATTATTAGCCTTAGGAAATACAACTAAAGAAATTTCAGATAAATTAAATATTAGCGAACACACGGTTAGTGTTCATAGAAAAAATATTTTAAAAAAATTGAATTTTAATACTACTGCTGAAATAATTAAATATTGTAACGCAAACCATCTTTTTTAA
- a CDS encoding response regulator, which yields MIQIAIAEDHQSLIDGIELLLRNEENISIVGTANDGEELIEIVRRKKPQIVITDIRMPKIDGIAATKIIKKEFPDIKIIAFTMFSEENAIIKMMDAGASGYLLKNSSLNDVLEAIKQVFTGEKYFGKNVNINAIDNSISKPKGVLSKRQLEILSLVGQGKTSREIAEELFIGVQTVDTHRKNMIRILGLHGKGELLRYAVERKYEF from the coding sequence ATGATACAAATTGCTATAGCCGAAGATCATCAATCTTTAATTGATGGCATTGAATTACTTCTTAGAAATGAAGAAAATATTTCTATCGTTGGAACTGCAAATGATGGCGAAGAACTAATTGAAATTGTTAGAAGAAAAAAACCGCAAATTGTAATAACAGATATTCGGATGCCTAAAATTGATGGTATCGCAGCAACAAAAATTATTAAAAAGGAATTTCCTGATATTAAAATAATAGCCTTTACAATGTTTAGTGAAGAAAATGCAATAATAAAAATGATGGATGCTGGAGCATCAGGATATTTATTAAAAAATTCTTCTTTAAATGATGTTTTAGAAGCAATTAAACAAGTTTTTACAGGAGAAAAATATTTTGGTAAAAATGTAAATATAAATGCAATAGACAATTCTATATCAAAACCTAAAGGGGTTTTATCAAAGCGTCAACTCGAAATATTATCACTAGTTGGACAAGGCAAAACATCAAGAGAAATTGCCGAAGAACTATTTATTGGTGTACAAACTGTAGATACACATAGAAAAAACATGATAAGAATTCTTGGCTTACACGGAAAAGGTGAATTATTGAGATATGCTGTTGAAAGAAAATATGAATTTTAA
- a CDS encoding sensor histidine kinase, whose product MLKKKLAILFFLIYYFSSASTELEKSIYLIKTNDYTNARNYIKGINNQSLKDELIDYLNIIELGKFNNISEIEIDTLKRQNSTQIIHSLNKSLEYYLVNGNELKAFNLLKATLNDAKENNDNILVCESLKLILEIYNRFAISIGDISYQYFIDEYKKYAYDDFERKNVKFFEYRISLRYHYNNPSKIEPLYIEINNLFKNDTLSFTKTKLNLTNALYQEKIKGNLDSSLYYLNKAKYFLTTNNGYFENERFNATQINLAALEFKKKNYSEAIKLLDSIQFQNNDYLNKLLKNYVSYWKFQVYNSLNEPSNSNKYQIEFLQGILSQNQSKNLQEVAEFETKYQTEKKEKENILLKTNVEKQQRQKRNILLGTLGLMIFGGVTTSLFLKNSRKKRLLAEKQEQIEKQKVSTLLKDQEINSINAMIEGQEKERKRIAEDLHDDIGSVLTTLKLHFENFKINEKKKIFSQTELINKSEELLDEAYTKVRSMAHSKNSGVIANQGLLVAIQNMADKVSSSNKITVEVIDHGLENRLENSLELNIFRIIQELVANSIKHANATNIFIHLTNHEDSLNIMVEDNGKGFNTKHVKTNDGMGLHSIEKRIEHMEGTIIIESEINKGTTTIIDLPL is encoded by the coding sequence ATGCTTAAAAAGAAACTTGCTATACTATTTTTTCTTATATATTATTTCTCAAGTGCTTCAACCGAACTTGAGAAGTCAATATATTTAATTAAAACAAATGACTATACTAACGCTAGGAACTATATAAAAGGAATAAATAATCAATCACTTAAAGATGAATTAATCGATTATTTAAACATTATTGAATTAGGTAAGTTTAATAACATTTCAGAAATTGAAATTGATACTTTAAAAAGGCAGAATTCTACTCAAATTATTCATTCTTTAAATAAATCACTAGAGTATTATTTAGTGAATGGAAATGAATTAAAGGCTTTCAACTTATTAAAAGCAACTCTTAATGATGCTAAAGAAAATAATGACAATATATTGGTTTGTGAATCTTTAAAACTTATTCTCGAAATTTACAACAGATTCGCTATTTCTATTGGAGATATTTCCTACCAGTATTTTATAGATGAATACAAAAAGTATGCGTACGACGACTTTGAACGTAAAAATGTTAAATTTTTTGAATATAGAATCTCCTTAAGGTATCACTATAACAATCCTAGTAAAATAGAACCTCTTTACATTGAAATTAACAATCTTTTTAAAAACGATACCTTATCATTCACAAAAACAAAATTAAACCTTACAAATGCACTTTATCAGGAAAAAATTAAAGGGAATTTGGATAGCAGTCTTTATTATTTAAACAAAGCTAAATATTTTTTAACTACCAATAATGGCTATTTTGAAAATGAAAGGTTCAATGCAACACAAATTAATTTAGCAGCATTGGAATTCAAGAAAAAAAACTATTCTGAAGCAATAAAATTACTTGATTCAATTCAATTTCAAAATAATGATTACTTAAATAAATTATTAAAGAATTATGTTTCTTATTGGAAGTTTCAAGTTTATAATAGTTTAAATGAACCGAGTAATTCTAATAAATATCAAATTGAGTTTTTACAAGGCATCTTGAGCCAAAATCAATCTAAAAATTTACAAGAGGTAGCAGAATTTGAAACCAAATATCAAACCGAAAAAAAGGAAAAAGAAAATATTCTGCTAAAAACTAATGTTGAAAAACAACAACGCCAAAAAAGAAATATTTTATTAGGGACATTAGGGTTAATGATATTTGGTGGAGTCACTACTTCCCTATTCCTCAAGAATTCAAGAAAAAAACGATTACTTGCCGAGAAACAAGAGCAAATTGAGAAACAAAAGGTTTCTACTCTTTTAAAAGATCAAGAAATAAATAGTATTAACGCTATGATTGAAGGTCAAGAGAAAGAAAGAAAAAGAATTGCTGAAGATTTACATGATGATATTGGAAGTGTTTTAACCACTTTAAAATTGCATTTTGAAAATTTCAAAATAAATGAAAAAAAGAAAATTTTTTCACAAACGGAACTTATCAATAAATCAGAAGAACTATTAGATGAAGCATATACAAAAGTTAGAAGTATGGCACATTCTAAAAACTCAGGTGTTATTGCAAATCAAGGATTATTAGTTGCTATTCAAAATATGGCCGATAAGGTTTCTTCTTCGAACAAAATAACAGTAGAAGTAATTGATCACGGACTTGAAAACCGACTTGAAAATAGTTTAGAATTAAACATTTTTAGAATTATTCAAGAACTAGTCGCCAATTCAATTAAACATGCCAATGCTACAAATATTTTTATCCATTTGACAAATCATGAAGATTCATTAAATATTATGGTTGAAGATAATGGAAAAGGATTCAATACAAAACATGTTAAAACCAATGACGGAATGGGGCTACACAGTATTGAAAAGAGAATAGAACATATGGAAGGTACTATTATTATTGAATCAGAAATAAACAAAGGAACAACCACAATTATAGATTTACCATTATGA
- a CDS encoding ZIP family metal transporter gives MSILILFLSVIIGIVIVFVLRPSQRITQLLLSFSGAYLLAITVTHLLPEVFTSSNEKISIFIIIGLLLQLIMDYFSKGAEHGHIHVHGNKFPVVLFVSLCLHAFTEGIPLANGEHEELLWAIVVHKIPITIVLGSFLVHSKTSITKSLILLILFSLMSPFGNFVGSNVPFLVTYKTEITAIIVGIFLHISTIIIFESAENHKFNIAKFVAILVGFIVALIV, from the coding sequence ATGAGCATCTTAATATTATTTTTATCAGTTATTATAGGTATAGTTATAGTTTTCGTTCTAAGACCAAGTCAACGAATTACTCAACTTTTATTATCATTTAGTGGTGCTTATTTATTAGCAATTACAGTAACACATTTATTACCTGAAGTATTCACATCATCAAATGAGAAAATTAGCATTTTTATTATTATAGGGTTACTTCTTCAATTAATCATGGATTATTTTTCTAAGGGTGCAGAGCATGGTCATATTCATGTCCATGGAAATAAATTTCCAGTGGTATTATTTGTGAGTTTATGCTTACATGCTTTTACAGAAGGAATACCATTAGCCAATGGAGAACATGAAGAATTATTATGGGCAATAGTAGTACATAAAATACCTATTACCATTGTTTTAGGAAGTTTTTTAGTTCATTCTAAAACTTCAATTACCAAATCATTAATCTTACTTATCTTGTTTTCATTAATGTCTCCATTCGGAAATTTTGTTGGAAGTAATGTTCCTTTTTTGGTTACATACAAAACTGAAATCACTGCAATTATTGTAGGGATATTTTTACATATATCCACAATAATAATATTTGAAAGTGCTGAAAATCATAAGTTTAACATTGCTAAGTTTGTAGCTATTCTAGTTGGGTTTATTGTTGCATTAATTGTTTAA
- a CDS encoding SAM-dependent methyltransferase: protein MNTSTDWFASWFDTNFYHILYKNRDHKEARLFMANLVAFLNLKKNDTILDLACGKGRHSLFLNSLGFNVTGADLSENSIKYASQFENETLKFVQHDMRIPFKNKYDAIFNLFTSFGYFENDNEDIQVLNNIKNGLKTSKSIAVIDFLNVQKAVANLVKEETIERDQITFNIKRLLKNGFIIKEIEVVTESEKYTYFERIKYLDLPKIIKYLETVGLTLQYTFGDYDLQKFDVNSSNRLILIISK, encoded by the coding sequence ATGAATACTTCTACAGATTGGTTTGCATCTTGGTTTGACACAAATTTTTATCATATTTTATATAAAAATCGTGATCATAAAGAAGCACGATTATTTATGGCAAATTTGGTCGCTTTTTTAAATCTTAAAAAAAACGATACAATTTTAGATTTGGCGTGTGGAAAAGGACGTCACTCACTGTTTTTAAACTCTTTAGGATTTAATGTTACAGGTGCAGATTTATCAGAAAACAGTATAAAATACGCATCACAATTTGAGAATGAAACTCTTAAATTTGTTCAACATGATATGCGGATTCCATTTAAAAATAAATACGATGCTATTTTTAATTTATTCACCAGTTTTGGATATTTTGAAAATGATAATGAAGACATTCAAGTACTCAACAATATAAAAAACGGCTTAAAAACAAGTAAAAGTATTGCAGTAATTGATTTTTTAAATGTTCAAAAAGCAGTTGCCAATTTGGTTAAAGAAGAAACGATAGAACGTGATCAAATTACCTTTAACATTAAACGATTATTAAAAAATGGTTTTATAATTAAAGAAATTGAAGTAGTTACCGAAAGTGAAAAATACACGTATTTCGAAAGAATAAAATATTTAGATTTACCTAAAATAATTAAGTATTTAGAAACAGTTGGATTAACATTACAATACACATTTGGTGATTATGACTTACAAAAATTTGATGTTAATAGTTCAAATAGGCTAATTTTAATAATTTCAAAATGA